The following are encoded together in the Streptomyces sp. NBC_00341 genome:
- a CDS encoding ATP-binding protein yields the protein MADHQEASVTLPSEPVSVSAARRYVARVLAEWGLPDGSEAADTVRLIVSELTTNAVQHTFGQSPTFTVDLRLEREEQLHLGVTDSHPRWPQRLPAAVQQDNGRGMVIIRSLAKEYGGRLTVTPTAEGGKTVWIALPWSVPVQS from the coding sequence ATGGCGGACCATCAAGAGGCGAGCGTCACGCTGCCGAGCGAGCCGGTTTCGGTCTCCGCGGCCCGCAGGTACGTGGCCCGGGTTTTGGCCGAATGGGGACTGCCGGACGGGAGCGAAGCCGCCGACACCGTCCGGCTCATCGTCTCCGAGCTCACCACCAACGCCGTCCAGCACACGTTCGGCCAGTCGCCCACCTTCACCGTGGACCTCCGTCTGGAGCGCGAGGAACAGCTGCACCTCGGGGTGACGGACAGTCACCCGCGCTGGCCCCAGCGGCTGCCCGCCGCCGTCCAGCAGGACAACGGACGCGGCATGGTGATCATCCGCTCGCTGGCCAAGGAGTACGGTGGCCGGCTGACCGTCACACCGACCGCAGAGGGCGGTAAGACCGTCTGGATCGCGCTCCCCTGGAGCGTCCCCGTCCAGAGCTGA
- a CDS encoding LysR family transcriptional regulator has protein sequence MYDPTRLAALVAVAEAGSITRAAARLGYTAPALSQQLAKLEREAGAALLVRHHRGARLTAAGELLAGRARRVLDEMDQARHELARLAGLSGGRLRVGTFTTAGIHLLPPVLSAFRRAHPDVELVVTDYEPPGGVAAVASGEVDLALTHAYEPAATAPLPSGVSAEPLLVEELVLITAVGQVLADGSGRLPVTDLAGRPLISSAPTHPPRRGVENALAEAGALPAVVCESPGYALVCALVSAGIGIAVVPEMVAAMSPTPLSVRRLEPAAFRRTISVVHRGDRSSAAAATLRALLRSGFSRSAAPQ, from the coding sequence ATGTACGACCCGACACGGCTGGCGGCGTTGGTGGCGGTCGCGGAGGCCGGTTCGATCACCCGGGCCGCCGCACGGCTGGGCTATACCGCTCCCGCGCTCTCCCAGCAGCTCGCCAAGCTGGAGCGGGAGGCCGGCGCCGCGCTGCTGGTCCGGCACCACCGGGGCGCCCGGCTCACCGCCGCGGGCGAGCTGCTCGCGGGCCGGGCCCGGCGGGTGCTGGACGAGATGGACCAGGCGCGCCACGAGCTGGCCCGGCTGGCCGGGCTCTCCGGCGGGCGGCTGCGGGTCGGCACCTTCACCACGGCCGGCATCCATCTGCTGCCTCCGGTGCTGAGCGCCTTCCGCCGGGCGCATCCGGATGTGGAGCTGGTCGTCACGGATTACGAGCCGCCCGGCGGGGTGGCGGCCGTGGCCTCCGGCGAGGTCGACCTCGCGCTGACGCACGCGTACGAGCCGGCCGCCACGGCGCCGCTCCCCTCGGGCGTCAGCGCCGAGCCCCTGCTGGTCGAGGAGCTGGTACTGATCACCGCCGTCGGTCAGGTGCTGGCCGACGGCAGCGGGCGGCTGCCGGTGACGGACCTCGCTGGCCGGCCGCTGATCAGCAGCGCGCCCACGCATCCGCCGCGGCGCGGGGTGGAGAACGCGCTGGCCGAGGCGGGCGCCCTGCCCGCGGTGGTCTGCGAGTCGCCCGGCTACGCACTGGTGTGCGCCCTGGTCAGCGCGGGCATCGGGATCGCGGTGGTGCCCGAGATGGTCGCGGCGATGTCACCGACGCCGCTTTCGGTGCGGAGGCTGGAGCCGGCCGCGTTCCGGCGGACCATCTCCGTGGTGCACCGCGGTGACCGGTCGAGCGCCGCCGCGGCGACCCTGCGGGCCCTGCTGCGCAGCGGATTCAGCCGGTCCGCCGCGCCGCAGTGA
- a CDS encoding C40 family peptidase, which produces MTAQVHVPSLLTRATTASVLTLAAVGGTLFVPGAVTDAQAATHSMKALNIAASKKGSPYRWGATGPSRFDCSGLTLYSFKKAGKKLPRTAQQQYNKTRHISASKRQRGDLVFFHSGRSVFHVGIYAGSGKIWHSPKTGAVVRLEKIWTKSVYYGRVS; this is translated from the coding sequence ATGACTGCGCAGGTTCATGTCCCGTCTCTCCTCACCCGGGCCACGACGGCCTCGGTTCTGACTCTCGCCGCCGTCGGCGGCACGCTGTTCGTCCCCGGCGCCGTGACCGACGCCCAGGCCGCGACTCATTCGATGAAGGCGCTCAACATCGCCGCGTCGAAGAAGGGATCGCCGTACCGGTGGGGCGCCACCGGCCCCAGCCGTTTCGACTGTTCGGGTCTGACGCTCTATTCGTTCAAGAAGGCGGGCAAGAAGCTCCCGCGCACGGCCCAGCAGCAGTACAACAAGACCCGCCACATCTCGGCCTCGAAGCGGCAGCGTGGCGATCTGGTCTTCTTCCACTCCGGCCGCAGCGTCTTCCACGTGGGCATCTACGCGGGCAGCGGCAAGATCTGGCACTCGCCGAAGACCGGTGCCGTGGTGCGGCTGGAGAAGATCTGGACGAAGAGCGTCTACTACGGCCGGGTCAGCTGA
- a CDS encoding LysE family translocator: MDAQLTAFLGVAAVMVALPGADFTVVVRNALASRSAGVATALGVAGGLLVHTALAVAGLAAVLVAVPVLFRTVQLLGGAYVLYLGISALRAARRRPGQSGAAEAAAGQDGGAHATNGTRRALRQGFLTNALNPKAPVLFLSLLPQFVPAGAAPLPRTLLLAAIVVLLALIWFPAVALLVDRLGRWLRRPRTARAIEGGSGAALTVLGAVLVTGTLLH; this comes from the coding sequence ATGGACGCCCAACTGACCGCCTTCCTCGGAGTCGCCGCCGTCATGGTCGCGCTCCCCGGAGCGGACTTCACCGTCGTCGTACGCAACGCTCTCGCCTCGCGGTCCGCGGGGGTGGCGACCGCGCTCGGCGTGGCCGGGGGCCTGCTCGTACACACCGCGCTCGCCGTCGCGGGGCTGGCCGCCGTGCTGGTGGCGGTGCCGGTGCTGTTCCGCACGGTCCAGCTCCTGGGCGGGGCGTACGTGCTCTACCTGGGCATCAGCGCGCTGCGTGCGGCCCGGCGCCGCCCCGGCCAGTCGGGGGCCGCCGAAGCCGCGGCCGGCCAGGACGGTGGCGCGCACGCCACGAACGGGACCCGGCGCGCACTGCGCCAGGGCTTCCTGACCAACGCGCTGAACCCCAAGGCGCCGGTGCTCTTCCTCAGCCTTCTTCCGCAGTTCGTCCCGGCCGGGGCCGCCCCGCTGCCCCGGACGCTGCTGCTCGCCGCGATCGTCGTGCTGCTCGCACTGATCTGGTTCCCGGCCGTGGCGCTCCTGGTGGACCGGCTGGGCCGGTGGCTGCGTCGGCCGCGCACCGCCCGCGCGATCGAGGGCGGCAGCGGCGCGGCACTCACCGTGCTGGGCGCGGTGCTGGTGACCGGTACCCTGCTGCACTGA
- a CDS encoding type II toxin-antitoxin system Phd/YefM family antitoxin produces the protein MAYEIPVTQARAELAELINRVVYGGERVVVTRHGKPLVALVSAADLERLEGEETAEQEQVISSVSSIHSSSSASGERSRFGIAAEHRGQHDPGR, from the coding sequence ATGGCCTATGAGATTCCGGTGACGCAAGCCCGAGCTGAGCTCGCCGAGCTGATCAACCGCGTCGTCTATGGCGGTGAGCGAGTGGTCGTGACGCGGCACGGCAAGCCGCTCGTGGCCCTGGTGTCGGCCGCTGACCTGGAGAGACTTGAGGGTGAGGAGACGGCGGAGCAGGAGCAGGTGATCAGTTCGGTCTCCTCGATCCACTCCTCCTCTTCCGCTTCCGGCGAACGAAGCCGGTTCGGGATCGCGGCGGAGCACCGGGGGCAGCACGACCCCGGGCGCTGA
- a CDS encoding 8-amino-7-oxononanoate synthase: MPFAPFDWIDDEARRRADAGLVRTLRPRPAEPELLDLASNDYLGLTRHPEVTGAAADAARRWGAGATGSRLVTGSTVLHAELEQELADFCGFEAALVLSSGYAANLAALTALTGRGALIVSDAGNHASIVDGCRLSRAETAVVPHADPDAVRKTLHAHDGRALAVTDSVFSVDGDAAPLGALAEACRDEDAALLVDDAHGLGVLGEGGRGASAAAGLAGAEGVVATLTLSKSLGSQGGAVLGPARVIDHLVNTARTFIFDTGLAPAAAGAALGSLRLLRREPERAGRARTVATALYDQLTAAGLTAVRPDAAVVSVRAPSADAAVRWAADCRAAGMAVGCFRPPSVPDGISRLRLTARADLTDEQIATAVTIVRRTAPGA; the protein is encoded by the coding sequence ATGCCCTTCGCCCCGTTCGACTGGATAGACGACGAGGCCCGCCGCCGTGCGGACGCCGGACTGGTCCGGACGCTCCGTCCCCGGCCCGCGGAACCGGAACTGCTGGACCTCGCCAGCAACGACTACCTCGGGCTGACCAGACACCCGGAGGTGACCGGGGCAGCGGCCGATGCCGCGCGCCGCTGGGGTGCGGGGGCCACCGGATCGCGCCTGGTGACCGGTTCAACCGTGCTGCACGCCGAGCTCGAACAGGAACTGGCCGACTTCTGCGGTTTCGAGGCGGCCCTCGTCCTGTCCTCGGGCTACGCGGCCAACCTCGCCGCCCTCACCGCCCTCACCGGACGGGGCGCCCTGATCGTGTCGGACGCGGGCAACCACGCCTCGATCGTCGACGGCTGCCGGCTCTCCCGGGCCGAGACCGCCGTCGTGCCGCACGCCGACCCCGACGCGGTGCGCAAGACCCTGCACGCGCACGACGGCCGGGCGTTGGCGGTCACCGACTCGGTCTTCTCCGTCGACGGCGACGCCGCTCCGCTGGGCGCACTGGCCGAGGCCTGCCGCGACGAGGACGCCGCGCTGCTCGTCGACGACGCGCACGGTCTGGGGGTTCTCGGAGAGGGCGGGCGCGGTGCGTCGGCGGCCGCGGGCCTGGCGGGCGCGGAGGGCGTCGTGGCCACGCTGACCCTCTCCAAGTCGCTGGGCAGCCAGGGCGGCGCGGTCCTCGGCCCCGCCCGCGTCATCGACCACTTGGTCAACACCGCCCGCACGTTCATCTTCGACACCGGTCTCGCCCCGGCCGCCGCCGGCGCCGCACTCGGCAGCCTGCGGCTGCTGCGCCGCGAACCGGAACGGGCCGGCCGGGCCCGTACGGTCGCCACCGCGCTGTACGACCAGTTGACCGCGGCCGGTCTGACCGCCGTACGCCCGGACGCGGCCGTCGTCTCGGTGCGGGCGCCCTCGGCCGACGCGGCGGTCCGCTGGGCGGCCGACTGCCGTGCGGCCGGTATGGCGGTGGGGTGCTTCCGGCCACCCTCGGTACCGGACGGCATCTCCCGGCTGCGGCTGACCGCACGCGCCGATCTGACGGACGAGCAGATCGCGACCGCGGTCACGATCGTGCGGCGGACCGCTCCGGGCGCCTGA
- a CDS encoding TetR/AcrR family transcriptional regulator produces MARVSQEHLDARRRQILDGAARCFARDGFHGTSMQDVLKEVGLSAGAVYRYFSGKDDLIAAIAGEAVGGVRQAFERASQVDPPPTPDVLIGRVVRTLFAEGVDGGRGLDRRAYAGLIVQVWSEALRSDRLAATLIEAYGGLRASWSDLVRVYRERGVLTADVPDERVARTLIAAAQGFIVQMAMFGDPGPETMEDGLRGLMSMDVQKIS; encoded by the coding sequence ATGGCCCGCGTATCCCAGGAACACCTCGATGCCCGCCGCCGGCAGATTCTCGACGGAGCCGCACGCTGCTTCGCCCGCGACGGCTTCCATGGCACCTCGATGCAGGACGTGCTGAAGGAGGTCGGGCTGTCGGCGGGCGCCGTCTACCGCTACTTCAGCGGCAAGGACGATCTGATCGCGGCCATCGCCGGGGAGGCGGTCGGTGGCGTCAGGCAGGCGTTCGAGCGGGCCTCCCAGGTCGATCCGCCACCCACGCCCGACGTCCTGATCGGCCGCGTCGTGCGCACCCTGTTCGCCGAGGGGGTGGACGGGGGGCGCGGCCTCGACCGCAGGGCGTACGCCGGGCTGATCGTGCAGGTGTGGTCCGAGGCCCTGCGCAGCGACCGGCTGGCGGCCACCCTCATCGAGGCGTACGGGGGGCTGCGGGCGTCCTGGTCCGATCTGGTCAGGGTGTACCGGGAGCGGGGGGTGCTCACCGCCGACGTGCCGGACGAGCGGGTCGCCCGCACGCTGATCGCCGCCGCCCAGGGATTCATCGTCCAGATGGCGATGTTCGGCGACCCCGGTCCCGAGACCATGGAGGACGGCCTGCGGGGGCTCATGTCCATGGATGTGCAAAAGATCAGTTAA
- a CDS encoding DUF397 domain-containing protein translates to MSDCLAQHALRWRRSSRSTGMNNCVETAPFGGRRLAVRDSKDVSRPPLQFSAAAWTSFVAGLSPGPVR, encoded by the coding sequence ATGTCGGATTGCCTCGCACAGCACGCGTTACGGTGGCGGCGCAGCAGCCGCAGCACGGGAATGAACAACTGCGTGGAAACCGCGCCGTTCGGCGGCAGACGGCTGGCCGTGCGCGACTCCAAGGATGTGTCCAGGCCACCGCTGCAGTTCTCGGCCGCGGCCTGGACCTCCTTCGTCGCCGGTCTGAGCCCCGGCCCGGTCCGCTGA
- the bioB gene encoding biotin synthase BioB, whose amino-acid sequence MDLLNTLAEKGLRRELPTREEALAVLATPDDDLLDVVAAAGKVRRQWFGRRVKLNYLVNLKSGLCPEDCSYCSQRLGSKAEILKYTWLKPDEASKAAAAGVAGGAKRVCLVASGRGPTDRDVDRVSQTIEAIKEQNEGVEVCACLGLLSDGQAGRLRSAGADAYNHNLNTSEGTYGAITTTHTYADRVETVHQAQAAGLSACSGLIAGMGESDSDLVDVVFALRELDPDSVPVNFLIPFEGTPLAKEWNLTPQRCLRILAMVRFVCPDVEVRLAGGREVHLRSMQPLALHLVNSIFLGDYLTSEGQAGQTDLDMIADAGFEVEGAGTTTLPRHRADAVGGCAAHSEGGGPQSEGCGSHSGGCAPCGDGPGAEADAAEAAEVPAARTDLVSVRRRGAGTDLAPNA is encoded by the coding sequence ATGGACCTCCTGAACACGCTGGCGGAGAAGGGGCTGCGGCGCGAGCTGCCGACCCGTGAAGAAGCGCTCGCCGTACTGGCCACCCCGGACGACGATCTGCTCGACGTGGTGGCCGCGGCCGGAAAGGTACGCCGCCAGTGGTTCGGGCGGCGCGTGAAGCTCAACTATCTGGTCAATCTGAAGTCGGGGCTCTGCCCGGAGGACTGCTCGTACTGCTCGCAGCGCCTCGGCTCCAAGGCCGAGATCCTCAAGTACACCTGGCTGAAGCCCGACGAGGCGTCCAAGGCGGCTGCCGCCGGGGTGGCGGGCGGCGCCAAGCGGGTCTGCCTGGTGGCCAGCGGCCGGGGTCCGACCGACCGGGACGTCGACCGGGTCTCGCAGACCATCGAGGCGATCAAAGAACAGAACGAGGGCGTCGAGGTCTGTGCCTGCCTCGGCCTGCTCTCCGACGGCCAGGCCGGCCGGCTGCGCTCTGCGGGGGCCGACGCGTACAACCACAACCTCAACACGTCCGAGGGGACGTACGGGGCGATCACGACCACCCACACCTACGCCGACCGGGTGGAGACGGTGCACCAGGCCCAGGCGGCCGGGCTCTCCGCCTGTTCGGGGCTGATCGCCGGAATGGGTGAGAGCGACTCCGATCTGGTCGACGTCGTCTTCGCGCTGCGTGAGCTCGACCCCGACTCGGTGCCGGTCAACTTCCTGATCCCGTTCGAGGGGACCCCGCTCGCCAAGGAGTGGAACCTGACTCCGCAGCGCTGCCTGCGGATTCTGGCGATGGTGCGCTTCGTCTGCCCGGATGTCGAGGTACGGCTCGCCGGCGGGCGCGAGGTGCATCTGCGTTCGATGCAGCCACTCGCCCTGCACCTGGTCAACTCGATCTTCCTGGGCGACTATCTGACGAGCGAGGGCCAGGCCGGACAGACCGACCTCGACATGATCGCGGACGCCGGTTTCGAGGTCGAGGGAGCGGGCACGACCACGCTCCCCCGGCACCGCGCGGACGCGGTCGGCGGCTGCGCCGCGCACTCCGAGGGGGGCGGTCCGCAGTCGGAAGGGTGCGGTTCGCACTCCGGCGGCTGTGCGCCGTGCGGCGACGGCCCCGGGGCCGAGGCGGATGCCGCCGAAGCCGCGGAGGTCCCGGCGGCACGCACGGATCTGGTGTCGGTCCGCCGTCGCGGCGCGGGAACGGACCTCGCGCCCAATGCCTGA
- a CDS encoding ABC transporter permease: MPAAPNRRLVAVVLLIPFVVALVLWAFAWPAARMAPRDLPVGVVGSGPAADQLQERLEARDGAFEIHRYDSGTAARTAIEHRTVYGAVAVTAQGPELLTASAASPVVAQLLHDAVAAQAPDGTAVPVTDVVAAPAADPRGSVLGSSILPLAIAGVATGAAVTMLGLRGGRAAAALLGVAALVGMVAAALTDSWLGVLTGDWWSEAGAFGLTVLAIGATVAGLAALVGTAGVGLGSLVMVLVGNPFSGVTSAPELLPRPIGAIGQWLPPGAGGSLLRSVAFFDGNAVGLPLLALSLWAVLGLTAVLVGARRRAGTAEPAAVPERQPAPAG, from the coding sequence ATGCCCGCTGCCCCCAACCGCCGCCTGGTGGCGGTCGTTCTCCTGATCCCCTTCGTGGTGGCCCTGGTCCTCTGGGCCTTCGCCTGGCCCGCCGCCCGGATGGCCCCGCGCGATCTGCCCGTCGGTGTCGTCGGCTCGGGACCGGCCGCAGATCAGCTCCAGGAGCGACTGGAGGCGCGGGACGGCGCCTTCGAGATCCACCGGTACGACTCCGGAACCGCCGCCCGCACCGCGATCGAGCACCGGACCGTATACGGGGCGGTCGCGGTCACCGCACAGGGCCCCGAACTGCTGACCGCGTCCGCGGCGAGCCCGGTGGTGGCCCAGCTGCTGCACGACGCGGTCGCCGCCCAGGCCCCGGACGGCACGGCGGTCCCGGTCACGGATGTGGTGGCGGCCCCGGCCGCGGATCCGCGCGGCAGCGTCCTCGGGTCGAGCATCCTGCCCCTGGCCATCGCGGGCGTCGCCACGGGGGCCGCGGTGACCATGCTGGGCCTGCGGGGCGGCCGGGCGGCCGCGGCACTGCTCGGGGTCGCCGCGCTGGTGGGGATGGTGGCCGCCGCGCTCACGGACAGCTGGCTCGGCGTGCTGACCGGCGACTGGTGGAGCGAGGCGGGCGCGTTCGGGCTCACCGTGCTGGCGATCGGCGCCACGGTGGCGGGGCTCGCCGCGCTGGTCGGCACGGCGGGCGTCGGACTGGGGTCGCTGGTGATGGTGCTGGTGGGCAACCCCTTCTCCGGGGTCACCAGCGCACCCGAACTGCTCCCCCGGCCGATCGGCGCGATCGGCCAGTGGCTGCCGCCGGGCGCGGGCGGATCACTGCTGCGGTCCGTCGCGTTCTTCGACGGCAACGCGGTGGGCCTGCCGCTCCTGGCCCTCAGCCTGTGGGCCGTACTGGGGCTGACCGCGGTCCTCGTGGGCGCCCGCCGCAGGGCCGGTACCGCGGAGCCCGCCGCCGTGCCCGAGCGTCAGCCCGCGCCGGCCGGCTGA
- a CDS encoding helix-turn-helix transcriptional regulator → MQHGPAVRRRKLGEELRSLRHTSGLTSREAAQLLGWHQSKVSRIETGVSGVRPADVSRLLDAYAVDDPQLREVLEALAGSAGGGGAGWWHAYRGLIPPQYRDFISLESQARTARTLETSVVPGLLQTADYARAVTRASLDGLPAGQLDSLVEVRLARQGVLRSDPPLRLSAVLDEAVLRRAVGGPRVMREQLRHLTRLARLPHVNLQLLPFSVGGYVGLTGPFVIFSFPSTSDLDVVVLDHLTSSLYLERKEDLEAYSSAFRTLQAHALSPEHSLDLIATIDRGGQ, encoded by the coding sequence ATGCAGCACGGCCCCGCGGTGCGACGCCGCAAGCTCGGGGAGGAGTTGCGGAGTCTGCGCCACACATCCGGACTCACCAGCCGGGAGGCCGCGCAACTGCTCGGCTGGCACCAGTCGAAGGTGAGCCGGATCGAGACGGGTGTCAGCGGGGTGCGGCCGGCGGACGTCAGCCGGCTGCTGGACGCGTACGCCGTGGACGACCCTCAGTTGCGGGAGGTCCTGGAGGCACTCGCGGGCTCCGCGGGTGGGGGCGGCGCGGGCTGGTGGCACGCCTATCGCGGGCTCATCCCGCCCCAGTACCGCGACTTCATCAGTCTGGAGTCACAGGCGCGCACCGCCCGCACCCTGGAAACCTCGGTGGTGCCGGGCCTGTTGCAGACCGCCGACTACGCACGCGCGGTGACCCGGGCCTCGCTCGACGGACTGCCGGCCGGCCAGTTGGACTCGCTGGTCGAGGTGCGGCTGGCCCGGCAGGGGGTGCTCAGGAGCGATCCGCCGCTGAGGCTGAGCGCGGTGCTCGACGAGGCGGTGCTGAGGCGCGCGGTGGGCGGCCCGCGGGTCATGCGGGAGCAGCTGCGCCACCTCACCCGGCTGGCCCGGCTCCCGCATGTGAACCTCCAGTTGCTGCCCTTCTCGGTGGGCGGCTATGTCGGCCTCACCGGACCTTTCGTAATCTTCTCGTTTCCGAGCACTTCTGATCTGGATGTGGTCGTTCTTGACCACTTGACGAGTAGCCTCTATCTGGAGCGGAAAGAAGACCTCGAGGCGTACAGCTCGGCCTTCCGCACTCTGCAGGCGCACGCGCTGTCGCCGGAGCACTCGTTGGACCTGATCGCCACGATCGACCGCGGCGGTCAGTAA
- a CDS encoding adenosylmethionine--8-amino-7-oxononanoate transaminase produces MPEPLSPAGLRALDRAHVWHPYGPMPGRQEPLVVESASGVRLRLAEPAHGQHELVDGMSSWWSAVHGYNHPVLNEAARGQLDRMSHVMFGGLTHEPAVRLATRLVEITPEPLRHVFLADSGSVSVEVAVKMCLQYWRSAGRPAKQRLLTWRGGYHGDTWQPMSVCDPEGGMHELWSGALPRQVFADEPPAGFDAEPDAAYATHLRELIAHHADELAAVIVEPVVQGAGGMRFHSPGYLRVLREACDANGVLLVFDEIATGFGRTGKLFAAEHAGVSPDVMCVGKALTGGYLTMAATLCTSEVAEGISRGEVPVLAHGPTFMGNPLASAVACASIELLLGQDWEQEVKRIEAGLRDGLSAAFDLPGVRDVRVLGAIGVVQLDHEVDMAAATEAAVREGVWLRPFRDLVYTMPPYVTGDDDVARICRAVCAAAREG; encoded by the coding sequence ATGCCTGAGCCGCTCTCCCCCGCCGGTCTGCGCGCCCTGGACCGGGCCCACGTCTGGCACCCCTACGGCCCGATGCCGGGCCGGCAGGAGCCGCTGGTCGTGGAGTCCGCGTCCGGGGTACGGCTCCGGCTCGCCGAACCGGCCCACGGGCAGCACGAGCTGGTGGACGGCATGTCGTCCTGGTGGTCGGCGGTGCACGGCTACAACCATCCGGTGCTCAACGAGGCGGCCCGCGGGCAGCTGGACCGGATGAGCCATGTGATGTTCGGCGGGCTCACCCATGAGCCCGCCGTGCGGCTCGCGACCCGGCTGGTCGAGATCACCCCGGAGCCGCTGCGGCACGTGTTCCTCGCCGACTCGGGCTCGGTCTCGGTCGAGGTCGCCGTGAAGATGTGCCTGCAGTACTGGCGTTCGGCCGGCCGGCCCGCGAAGCAGCGGCTGCTGACCTGGCGCGGCGGGTACCACGGGGACACCTGGCAGCCCATGTCGGTGTGCGACCCCGAGGGCGGCATGCACGAACTGTGGTCGGGGGCGCTGCCGCGCCAGGTCTTCGCCGACGAGCCCCCGGCCGGTTTCGACGCGGAGCCCGACGCCGCGTACGCGACGCATCTTCGGGAACTGATCGCGCACCACGCCGATGAGCTGGCCGCGGTGATCGTGGAACCGGTGGTCCAGGGTGCGGGCGGGATGCGGTTCCACTCGCCGGGCTATCTGCGCGTGCTGCGCGAGGCGTGCGACGCCAACGGTGTGCTGCTGGTGTTCGACGAGATCGCCACCGGATTCGGCCGGACGGGGAAGCTCTTCGCCGCTGAACACGCCGGGGTCTCCCCCGATGTGATGTGCGTGGGCAAGGCCCTGACCGGCGGTTACCTGACGATGGCCGCGACACTGTGCACGAGCGAGGTGGCCGAGGGCATCTCGCGCGGCGAGGTGCCGGTGCTCGCCCACGGCCCGACGTTCATGGGCAATCCGCTGGCCTCCGCGGTCGCCTGCGCCTCCATCGAGCTGCTGCTCGGCCAGGACTGGGAACAGGAGGTCAAACGGATCGAAGCGGGTCTGCGCGACGGACTGTCCGCCGCCTTTGACCTGCCCGGGGTCCGGGACGTGCGGGTGCTCGGCGCCATCGGTGTCGTCCAGCTCGACCACGAGGTGGACATGGCGGCCGCGACCGAGGCAGCGGTGCGCGAGGGCGTGTGGCTGCGGCCGTTCCGCGATCTCGTCTACACCATGCCGCCGTACGTGACCGGCGACGACGATGTGGCACGGATCTGCCGCGCGGTGTGCGCGGCGGCGCGGGAGGGCTGA
- a CDS encoding ATP-dependent Clp protease proteolytic subunit, with product MHRPAARYVLPEFTERTSQGTRTLDPYSKLLAERVIFLGTPVDDTAATDLVAQFMYLEHDAPDRPIQLYINSPGGSFGAMTAVYDTMAFLACEVETFCLGQAGAGAAVLLAAGAPGRRHALPGARVVMQQPELSEPVQGQPSDLEIEARELARMRETLTGMLARHTGRSAEQISDDTERDLILDAEGARAYGLIDHIVQNRGPALPPAAR from the coding sequence ATGCACCGCCCCGCCGCCCGATACGTACTGCCCGAGTTCACCGAGCGCACGTCCCAGGGGACCCGCACGCTCGATCCGTACTCCAAGCTGCTGGCCGAACGGGTCATCTTCCTGGGCACCCCGGTCGACGACACCGCCGCCACCGATCTGGTCGCACAGTTCATGTACCTGGAGCACGACGCACCCGACCGGCCCATCCAGCTCTACATCAACTCCCCCGGCGGCTCGTTCGGGGCCATGACGGCGGTGTACGACACGATGGCCTTCCTGGCCTGCGAGGTGGAGACCTTCTGCCTCGGCCAGGCGGGCGCCGGCGCGGCCGTACTGCTGGCCGCCGGAGCACCCGGCCGACGGCACGCGCTGCCCGGCGCACGGGTCGTGATGCAGCAGCCCGAACTCTCCGAGCCGGTGCAGGGGCAGCCGTCCGACCTGGAGATCGAGGCGCGGGAACTGGCCAGGATGCGGGAGACGCTGACGGGCATGCTGGCCCGTCACACCGGCCGCTCCGCCGAGCAGATCAGCGACGACACCGAGCGCGACCTCATTCTCGACGCCGAGGGCGCCAGGGCCTACGGGCTGATCGACCACATCGTGCAGAACCGCGGGCCCGCGCTACCGCCCGCCGCGAGGTGA
- a CDS encoding urease subunit gamma — MQLTPHEQERLLIHVAAEVAEKRRARGLLLNHPEAVALITAHLMEGARDGRTVTELMASGRKVLSRDDVMDGIAEMIHDVQVEATFPDGTKLVTVHDPIV; from the coding sequence GTGCAACTGACCCCGCACGAGCAGGAACGTCTGCTCATTCACGTAGCCGCGGAGGTGGCGGAGAAGCGCCGCGCCCGCGGACTGCTGCTCAACCACCCAGAGGCGGTGGCCCTCATCACCGCGCATCTGATGGAGGGCGCCCGCGACGGCCGTACGGTCACCGAGCTGATGGCGTCCGGGCGCAAGGTGCTCAGCCGTGACGACGTCATGGACGGCATAGCCGAGATGATCCATGACGTGCAGGTCGAGGCGACCTTCCCGGACGGCACCAAGCTCGTCACCGTCCACGATCCGATCGTCTGA